A single region of the Halorubrum depositum genome encodes:
- a CDS encoding YkgJ family cysteine cluster protein, with protein sequence MELRCEGCAGCCVDWRPLAPDAAGSDRAGDRPPLDDVYDLAPLTRDEVAAFLDDGLGDALVPRLFEPAERDATVSIDGVDVAAARDRPVFMIGLRKPPKPVAPIGTDEPRWLDACVFLDPTTLQCRIHGGDLYPRTCATYPGHNLELDAETECERVEAAGGGDRLLDDEPPDDLPAPAFGPQALGSTVFAYPDPDDLDGVVDQIRTDSLTADDRARFVGAAVGSRPGSLSVDRDRMAEARARARDADSWAGRAIREWTERAGDDGDPVALEPVPRDRLVRELEDDAGAPSTPGWGE encoded by the coding sequence ATGGAACTCCGCTGCGAGGGCTGCGCCGGCTGCTGCGTCGACTGGCGGCCGCTCGCGCCGGACGCCGCCGGCTCCGACCGCGCCGGCGACCGCCCCCCGCTCGACGACGTCTACGACCTCGCCCCGCTCACCCGCGACGAGGTCGCCGCCTTCCTCGACGACGGGCTCGGCGACGCGCTCGTCCCCCGGCTGTTCGAGCCCGCGGAGCGCGACGCGACCGTCTCGATCGACGGCGTCGACGTCGCCGCCGCCCGCGACCGCCCCGTGTTCATGATCGGCCTCCGGAAGCCGCCGAAGCCGGTCGCGCCGATCGGGACCGACGAGCCCCGCTGGCTCGACGCCTGCGTCTTCCTCGACCCGACGACGCTCCAGTGCCGGATCCACGGCGGGGACCTGTACCCCCGGACCTGCGCGACGTACCCGGGGCACAACCTCGAACTCGACGCCGAGACCGAGTGCGAGCGCGTCGAGGCCGCCGGCGGCGGCGACCGCCTCCTCGACGACGAGCCCCCCGACGACCTCCCGGCGCCCGCGTTCGGCCCCCAGGCGCTCGGGTCGACCGTCTTCGCGTACCCCGACCCCGACGACCTCGACGGGGTGGTCGATCAGATCCGGACCGACTCGCTCACCGCCGACGACCGCGCCCGGTTCGTCGGGGCCGCCGTCGGCTCGCGGCCGGGGTCGCTGTCGGTCGACCGCGACCGCATGGCCGAGGCGCGGGCCCGCGCCCGCGACGCCGACTCGTGGGCGGGGCGCGCGATCCGCGAGTGGACCGAGCGCGCGGGGGACGACGGCGACCCGGTCGCTCTCGAACCGGTCCCCCGCGACCGGCTGGTCCGCGAACTGGAGGACGACGCGGGCGCCCCCAGTACACCGGGTTGGGGCGAGTGA
- a CDS encoding Brp/Blh family beta-carotene 15,15'-dioxygenase, whose protein sequence is MTETAARSAARRETTAVERDERARSAVDRWFARYPALALAALLPVGAVTPLFPVEVGAAAFALGTLGVGMAHGAVDHLVPLRAATDVSLRRSIAVVSVVYAVLGGAVVAAFFLAPVAAFVGFILLTWLHWGQGDVAVLAAAGVDHLPTSAERWLSLVVRGGLPMGVPLLAHPGEYRLVAEWVVGLFVVDAAAATAAVDPVFVPATRLAVGGFMIAATALSIGLGYRRVRAGASRCDWLRDAGEVAALWAWFLLAAPVFAVGVYFALWHGLRHVGRLVLVDERAAGAVGDGDVIGALRRFARDAAPLTLGGFLVVAAVGLSVPAGVAAPGDLLAVSLVAIAAMTLPHVAVVAWLDRKQGIWRPGANA, encoded by the coding sequence ATGACTGAGACCGCGGCCCGGTCGGCGGCGCGGCGCGAGACGACGGCGGTCGAGCGCGACGAGCGCGCCCGGTCGGCGGTCGACCGGTGGTTCGCGCGCTACCCCGCGCTGGCGCTCGCGGCGCTGCTCCCGGTCGGCGCCGTGACCCCCCTGTTTCCGGTGGAGGTCGGCGCCGCGGCGTTCGCGCTGGGGACGCTCGGCGTCGGGATGGCCCACGGTGCGGTCGACCACCTCGTCCCCCTGCGCGCGGCGACGGACGTCTCGCTCCGGCGGTCGATCGCGGTCGTCTCCGTCGTCTACGCGGTCCTCGGCGGTGCGGTGGTCGCGGCGTTCTTCCTCGCGCCGGTCGCGGCGTTCGTCGGGTTCATCCTCCTCACGTGGCTCCACTGGGGGCAGGGCGACGTGGCGGTGCTCGCCGCCGCCGGCGTCGACCACCTCCCTACCTCCGCGGAGCGCTGGCTGAGCCTCGTCGTCCGCGGCGGGCTCCCGATGGGCGTCCCGCTGCTCGCGCACCCGGGCGAGTACCGGCTGGTCGCCGAGTGGGTCGTCGGCCTGTTCGTCGTCGACGCGGCCGCCGCGACGGCCGCGGTCGACCCCGTCTTCGTCCCGGCGACGCGGCTGGCCGTCGGCGGGTTCATGATCGCGGCGACGGCGCTGTCGATCGGACTGGGGTACCGGCGGGTTCGCGCGGGCGCCTCGCGGTGCGACTGGCTCCGCGACGCCGGGGAGGTGGCGGCGCTGTGGGCGTGGTTCCTGCTCGCCGCGCCCGTGTTCGCGGTCGGGGTGTACTTCGCGCTCTGGCACGGGCTCCGCCACGTCGGCCGGCTGGTCCTCGTGGACGAGCGGGCGGCGGGGGCGGTCGGCGACGGCGACGTGATCGGCGCGCTCCGCCGGTTCGCGCGCGACGCCGCGCCGCTCACCCTCGGCGGGTTCCTCGTCGTCGCCGCGGTCGGGCTCTCGGTCCCCGCCGGGGTCGCCGCGCCAGGCGACCTGCTCGCCGTGTCGCTCGTCGCCATCGCGGCCATGACGCTCCCGCACGTCGCCGTCGTCGCGTGGCTCGACCGGAAACAGGGGATCTGGCGGCCGGGAGCGAACGCGTGA
- a CDS encoding lycopene cyclase domain-containing protein: MLPTLTYLQFHLVFSLPVVAALWYLAPRYDVVRRRRATAGIAILVAIAYAYTTPWISYMIRRGAWSYADGAVLVRALSIPLGEYLFFTVQTVVTAFALHLIGFDPTFRDGDFDRGPRIAGVVAGLAMAVAGLWLVTLDPSYLYLGGLIAWVGPVFALQWAVGGGYLVRTPRTWLAATLIPAAYFWVADRIAIGMGTWGLSTEMTTGIAVLGLPIEEMLFFASAGVMTVNGLVLFEWVLDWNDRRGRPIESTVDAFDPTPDPPEPDPESPDPVDD; encoded by the coding sequence ATGCTTCCGACGCTGACGTACCTCCAGTTCCATCTCGTCTTCAGCCTCCCCGTGGTCGCGGCGCTGTGGTACCTCGCGCCGCGGTACGACGTGGTTCGACGCCGCCGGGCGACGGCCGGTATCGCGATCCTCGTCGCCATCGCGTACGCGTACACGACGCCGTGGATCAGCTACATGATCCGGCGGGGCGCGTGGTCGTACGCCGACGGCGCGGTGCTCGTCCGGGCGCTGTCGATCCCGCTCGGCGAGTACCTCTTCTTCACGGTTCAGACGGTGGTCACCGCGTTCGCGCTCCACCTGATCGGGTTCGACCCGACGTTCCGCGACGGGGATTTCGACCGAGGGCCGCGGATCGCGGGCGTGGTCGCCGGCCTCGCGATGGCCGTCGCCGGGCTCTGGCTGGTGACGCTCGACCCCTCGTACCTCTACCTCGGCGGGCTGATCGCGTGGGTCGGCCCCGTCTTCGCGCTCCAGTGGGCGGTCGGCGGCGGGTACCTCGTCCGGACGCCGCGGACGTGGCTCGCGGCGACGCTGATTCCCGCGGCGTACTTCTGGGTCGCCGACCGGATCGCGATCGGGATGGGGACGTGGGGGCTCTCCACCGAGATGACGACCGGGATCGCCGTCCTCGGGCTCCCGATCGAGGAGATGCTCTTCTTCGCCTCCGCGGGAGTGATGACGGTGAACGGACTCGTGCTGTTCGAGTGGGTCCTCGACTGGAACGACCGGCGCGGCCGGCCGATCGAGTCGACGGTGGACGCGTTCGATCCGACGCCCGATCCGCCCGAACCGGACCCCGAGTCCCCCGACCCCGTCGATGACTGA